Proteins found in one Triticum aestivum cultivar Chinese Spring chromosome 4D, IWGSC CS RefSeq v2.1, whole genome shotgun sequence genomic segment:
- the LOC123100265 gene encoding indole-3-pyruvate monooxygenase YUCCA8-like, whose amino-acid sequence MDAMQGEQGNGGTSPRQSSCIVKGPIIVGAGPSGLAVAATLRRHAVPFTILERSDGIADLWTNRTYGRLRLHLPKVFCELPHVRFPPEFPTYPSKREFLRYLHSYTAHFSISPLFGRTVTRARFDEATSLWHVTAAADGGEVTEYVSKWLVVASGENAEVVVPKVKGRERFAGEVLHSSEYKSGERFKGKRVLVVGCGNSGMEMCLDLCEHGAIPFMSVRSGVHVLPREMLGSSTFGIAMKLLRWLPVKLVDMFLLLVAKMILGDTEKYGLKRPKLGPLESKEVTGKSPVLDVGAWSLIKSGNIKVVAEVESLGCNGARFVDGNEMAFDAVIFATGYRSNVPSWLQNDGFFTEDGKPKARCPSNWRGPNGLYCVGFSGRGLLGAGADALRAAADIAGSWQEEEMVAAGAGVGAATISPV is encoded by the exons ATGGATGCCATGCAAGGAGAGCAAGGTAATGGTGGCACGAGCCCTAGGCAGAGCTCGTGCATTGTGAAGGGCCCCATCATCGTCGGCGCCGGCCCGTCAGGCCTCGCCGTGGCGGCCACCCTTCGCCGGCACGCGGTGCCCTTCACCATCCTCGAGCGCTCCGACGGCATCGCCGACCTCTGGACGAACCGCACCTACGGCCGCCTCCGCCTGCACCTCCCCAAGGTCTTCTGCGAGCTTCCCCACGTCCGCTTCCCGCCGGAGTTCCCCACCTACCCGAGCAAGCGCGAGTTCCTCCGCTACCTCCACTCCTACACCGCGCACTTCTCCATCTCCCCGCTGTTCGGCCGCACGGTGACGCGGGCGCGGTTCGACGAGGCGACGTCGCTGTGGCATGTGaccgcggcggcggacggcggcgaggtgACGGAGTACGTGTCCAAGTGGCTGGTGGTGGCCAGCGGGGAGAACGCGGAGGTGGTGGTGCCCAAGGTGAAGGGGAGGGAGCGGTTCGCCGGGGAGGTGCTGCACTCCAGCGAGTACAAGAGCGGGGAGAGGTTCAAGGGCAAGAGGGTGCTGGTGGTGGGATGTGGCAACTCCGGCATGGAGATGTGCTTGGACCTGTGCGAGCATGGTGCCATCCCTTTCATGTCAGTACGGAGTGGG GTGCACGTTTTACCAAGGGAGATGCTTGGATCCTCAACCTTCGGCATAGCCATGAAGCTGCTGCGATGGCTGCCGGTAAAGCTGGTGGACATGTTCCTCCTCCTGGTTGCAAAGATGATTCTTGGGGACACCGAGAAGTACGGGCTGAAGAGGCCCAAGCTGGGGCCTTTGGAGAGTAAGGAGGTGACCGGGAAGAGCCCTGTTCTGGACGTGGGGGCATGGTCCTTGATCAAATCCGGAAACATCAAG GTGGTGGCAGAAGTGGAGTCATTGGGCTGCAACGGGGCGAGGTTCGTGGACGGCAACGAGATGGCCTTCGATGCCGTCATCTTCGCCACCGGCTACAGGAGCAACGTCCCGTCATGGCTCCAG AACGACGGGTTCTTCACGGAGGACGGCAAGCCCAAGGCCAGGTGCCCCAGCAACTGGAGAGGCCCCAACGGGCTGTACTGCGTCGGGTTCTCCGGCCGGGGCCTGCTCGGCGCGGGCGCGGACGCGCTGCGTGCTGCCGCCGACATCGCCGGGAGTTGGCAGGAGGAGGAGATGGTGGCAGCTGGAGCTGGAGTTGGAGCGGCCACGATCTCCCCAGTGTGA